A genomic window from Rhizobium sp. 007 includes:
- a CDS encoding MFS transporter produces the protein MTLQTQAPVDGVYPAQAVEDRAYGKVFWRIVPFLMLCYVVAYLDRVNVGFAKLQMASELGLSEAAYGIGAGIFFIGYFLFEVPSNVIMNKVGARVWMARIMVTWGLVSAAFMFTSSETVFYILRFLLGVAEAGFFPGIILYLTSWYPAHRRAKIITTFMSAIPISAIFGNPLSGLLMDSFHGTHGLSGWQWMFLIEAIPAILFGVATYFYLDDTIRAAKWLDEDEKAVLTANIEAENRAKVSSPHSIAETLTDRRVWLMCLIYFCFVLGQYGLNFWMPSIVKASGVTGNLNIGLISAIPYICAFVVMLALGRSSDRLRERRWHLVIPALIAAGGFVAATTAASTTVAIACLSLATAGAISCAPLFWSLPTAFLVGTGAAAGIAWINSVGNLAGFLGPFLVGYLKDLTGSNSTGMYFLAAALVVGSLAVLAVPGKTVNR, from the coding sequence ATGACGCTGCAAACGCAGGCGCCAGTCGATGGCGTGTACCCCGCACAGGCGGTGGAGGATCGTGCATATGGCAAGGTATTCTGGCGAATCGTCCCTTTTTTGATGCTGTGCTACGTGGTCGCGTATCTCGACCGCGTCAATGTCGGCTTCGCGAAGCTCCAGATGGCGAGTGAACTCGGCCTGTCGGAAGCGGCCTATGGCATCGGCGCAGGCATTTTCTTCATCGGGTATTTTCTATTTGAAGTGCCCAGCAACGTCATCATGAACAAGGTTGGCGCGCGGGTGTGGATGGCCCGTATCATGGTCACCTGGGGCCTCGTTTCCGCCGCTTTCATGTTCACCTCGTCGGAAACCGTCTTCTATATCCTGCGTTTCCTTCTGGGCGTTGCCGAGGCGGGATTTTTCCCCGGCATAATCTTGTACCTGACGTCGTGGTATCCGGCGCACCGCCGCGCCAAGATCATTACCACGTTCATGTCCGCGATCCCGATATCCGCCATCTTCGGTAATCCGCTTTCGGGCCTGCTGATGGACAGCTTCCACGGAACGCACGGTCTTTCCGGCTGGCAATGGATGTTCCTCATCGAAGCCATTCCGGCCATCCTTTTCGGCGTCGCCACGTACTTCTACCTCGATGATACGATCCGTGCCGCCAAATGGCTGGACGAAGACGAAAAGGCGGTGCTGACGGCCAATATCGAAGCGGAGAACCGAGCCAAGGTCTCGAGCCCCCACAGCATTGCCGAAACACTGACGGATCGCCGCGTCTGGCTGATGTGCCTTATCTATTTCTGCTTCGTGCTCGGGCAGTACGGACTGAATTTCTGGATGCCGTCCATTGTGAAGGCCTCGGGCGTAACCGGAAATCTGAATATCGGCCTGATTTCCGCGATCCCCTACATCTGCGCTTTCGTTGTCATGCTGGCGCTCGGACGCTCCTCCGACAGGTTGCGCGAACGGCGGTGGCACCTCGTCATTCCCGCCCTCATTGCGGCCGGCGGTTTTGTCGCAGCAACGACGGCTGCAAGCACGACAGTCGCCATTGCCTGCCTCTCGCTCGCCACCGCAGGCGCCATCAGTTGCGCACCCCTCTTCTGGTCCCTTCCGACGGCTTTTCTCGTCGGTACGGGTGCGGCCGCCGGCATTGCCTGGATCAATTCGGTCGGAAATCTCGCCGGATTTCTCGGGCCGTTTCTGGTGGGTTATCTGAAGGACCTCACCGGCAGCAACAGCACGGGCATGTATTTCCTGGCCGCAGCGCTCGTCGTCGGCTCGCTGGCCGTGCTGGCGGTTCCCGGAAAAACCGTCAATCGCTAA
- a CDS encoding LacI family DNA-binding transcriptional regulator, protein MEFKHQATVTLAEVAEAAGVGESTVSRVLRNHGSFSDKTRDRVMAAVERLGYVPNRIAGTLASTGSRLVAFVVPSLSNIVFPDVLRGASTILEENRYQAVFSVSDYDPEKEEALTAAMLSWRPAAVMVAGYEHTDGTVKRLRASGCRIVELLDLDGDALDMAVGFSNRAAGRESAAFLLKRGYRHIGYVGHDLNRDTRAGKRFSGFCEALAASDATLADREILAGGSSVENGRLGLERLLARTADLDAVYFSNDDMALGGYFHCLARGISIPSQLAIFGYNGLDIGRATPQPLSTIRTPRVETGKVAAQLVVNNAPSQVVDLGFELIEGATA, encoded by the coding sequence GTGGAATTCAAACATCAGGCTACAGTGACGCTTGCCGAGGTCGCAGAAGCGGCCGGGGTCGGCGAGAGCACTGTATCACGCGTGCTGCGCAACCACGGTTCCTTTTCCGACAAGACGCGGGATCGGGTCATGGCAGCGGTCGAGCGGCTGGGTTATGTACCGAACCGGATCGCGGGAACTCTCGCCTCCACCGGTTCGCGTCTTGTTGCCTTCGTCGTCCCATCGCTTTCAAACATCGTCTTCCCCGACGTCCTGAGAGGCGCCAGCACCATTCTGGAGGAAAACCGATACCAGGCGGTTTTCTCCGTCAGCGACTATGATCCGGAGAAGGAGGAAGCCCTGACCGCCGCGATGCTCTCCTGGCGGCCGGCGGCAGTCATGGTGGCGGGATACGAGCACACTGACGGCACCGTAAAGAGATTGCGCGCGAGCGGTTGCCGGATCGTGGAACTGCTCGATCTGGACGGTGATGCTCTCGACATGGCGGTCGGTTTTTCCAACCGTGCTGCCGGACGGGAAAGTGCTGCTTTCCTGCTAAAGCGGGGCTATCGCCACATCGGCTATGTCGGTCACGACCTGAACCGCGATACCCGCGCCGGCAAGCGGTTTTCCGGCTTCTGCGAAGCGCTCGCCGCTAGCGATGCGACCCTCGCCGATCGCGAAATTCTCGCGGGGGGATCATCCGTGGAGAACGGCAGACTGGGGCTGGAACGCTTGCTCGCCCGGACCGCAGATCTCGATGCGGTGTATTTTTCGAACGACGACATGGCGCTTGGTGGTTATTTTCATTGTCTCGCAAGGGGAATATCGATCCCCTCGCAGCTTGCCATTTTCGGCTATAACGGTCTCGATATCGGCCGGGCAACGCCGCAACCGCTCTCGACCATCCGCACCCCGCGCGTTGAGACCGGAAAGGTGGCCGCACAGCTTGTCGTCAATAATGCGCCATCCCAGGTCGTCGATCTCGGATTTGAGCTGATCGAAGGGGCAACCGCCTGA
- a CDS encoding DUF6880 family protein — MAIDRLLRFIATHERVFERIDDSYGHVQDVYHQAIAELGQLTPKLEEEIGLLPERIVEALGDSSHGYLVDVAHEVVDHQPKEVLRKWDADLAVLQQEQEAKDAKSKDRYVFSNASQYRDIRQLIAHVLGDLDGLIALEEKKHPNLQDTIGMAEHLLEAGRAQEAFGWVRREKTGGLKYVSASDLADGMMPQEATSSERVSLEARILEAIGEKDAAQTLRWSAFETSLNAGTLREYIAALPDFEEFSALDRAFALVLASKHIYRALAFLVEWPRLDLAAKLVIERRNEWDGGQYYMLPPVADALQHDHPLAAVVLYRALLNDILSRTRSKAYPHAARYLKKLDALAASSDAEATTVSGICSHTYYSAGLQKSHGRKSGFWALVKRN; from the coding sequence ATGGCCATCGACCGACTGTTACGGTTCATCGCCACGCACGAACGGGTGTTTGAGCGGATCGACGATTCCTACGGCCATGTGCAGGACGTCTATCATCAGGCGATCGCGGAGCTCGGCCAATTGACACCGAAGCTGGAAGAAGAGATCGGTCTGCTGCCGGAGAGAATCGTGGAGGCGCTGGGTGACAGCAGCCACGGCTATCTGGTCGATGTGGCGCATGAGGTGGTAGACCATCAGCCGAAGGAGGTCTTGCGCAAGTGGGATGCCGATCTGGCAGTCCTTCAACAGGAGCAGGAAGCGAAGGATGCGAAATCGAAAGACCGCTATGTCTTCTCGAACGCCTCGCAATACCGGGATATAAGGCAACTCATTGCTCACGTGCTCGGCGATCTGGACGGGTTGATCGCTCTTGAGGAAAAGAAGCATCCGAACTTGCAGGATACGATCGGCATGGCGGAACACCTGCTGGAGGCGGGCAGGGCGCAAGAAGCGTTCGGGTGGGTTCGACGTGAGAAAACCGGTGGACTGAAATATGTGTCGGCGTCCGACCTGGCAGACGGCATGATGCCGCAAGAGGCGACCTCATCGGAGCGGGTGAGCCTTGAGGCGAGGATACTGGAAGCGATTGGCGAAAAGGATGCGGCCCAAACGCTGCGATGGTCGGCGTTCGAGACATCGCTGAATGCCGGTACGTTGCGGGAATATATCGCCGCCCTGCCGGACTTCGAGGAGTTCTCGGCGCTCGACCGGGCTTTCGCCCTTGTTCTCGCGTCGAAACATATCTATCGGGCGCTGGCGTTTCTGGTGGAGTGGCCGAGGCTCGACCTCGCCGCGAAACTGGTGATCGAACGCCGAAATGAATGGGATGGAGGACAGTATTACATGCTACCGCCGGTGGCCGACGCCCTGCAGCACGATCACCCTCTGGCCGCCGTCGTCCTCTATCGCGCGCTTCTCAACGATATTCTCTCTCGCACTCGCTCGAAGGCCTATCCACATGCGGCGCGTTATCTAAAGAAACTGGATGCGCTTGCCGCCAGTTCAGACGCCGAGGCCACTACCGTCAGCGGGATATGTTCCCATACTTATTATAGTGCCGGTCTGCAAAAGTCCCATGGTCGAAAATCCGGCTTCTGGGCGCTCGTGAAACGAAACTGA
- a CDS encoding DUF6880 family protein, translating into MCNFHRYANRAWSEKLARLVLDEAERDASFRKLVSAALAARKGPEAIAKLVDRRLGGLERARGFIDWDKARTFRDDLAATVVTISGELGGSVTRHGHRPTVTVHRHARTGV; encoded by the coding sequence ATCTGCAATTTCCATCGATACGCTAACAGAGCTTGGAGCGAAAAGCTTGCACGGCTGGTGCTGGATGAGGCTGAACGCGACGCCTCGTTCCGCAAACTGGTGTCGGCCGCGCTTGCCGCCCGGAAGGGTCCGGAGGCGATTGCGAAACTCGTGGATCGCAGGCTCGGTGGACTGGAAAGGGCGCGGGGCTTCATCGACTGGGACAAGGCGCGAACTTTTCGCGACGATCTGGCGGCGACGGTTGTAACCATCTCGGGCGAACTGGGTGGAAGCGTCACCCGCCATGGCCATCGACCGACTGTTACGGTTCATCGCCACGCACGAACGGGTGTTTGA
- a CDS encoding recombinase family protein — translation MCRLHAEKQGWRVIEEYTDHAISGASLLRPGIQALIADSTRSRFDLILAEAMDRLSRNQEDIAGLFKRMSYSDVKIFTLSEGEVSHLRVALNGTMNALFLKDLADKTRRGQCGCVEAGKSGRGNSYGYDVVKKFDGDGEPIRGRTINEAHAEVVRRIFRDYAAGKSAKIIAFALNKEGIPAPTGRDWGFSTINDKPRDASTAARISVTGSCGRRSLITGIKGGTGHFQASPLIRQCTGLPAVAPGRCGWRGAASARPAFPASEAFAGTKPTGQGWCAAPPRSGVVLRGRIRTGPIQQAKKGFNCTHSGLLIMHPTIGTYLRRLIPVAHRIKWCPPAAAAHPALCPASLSEHHASSCLHAP, via the coding sequence ATGTGCCGGCTTCATGCCGAGAAGCAGGGCTGGCGCGTTATCGAGGAATATACCGATCACGCGATCTCCGGCGCCTCCCTTCTCCGTCCTGGTATCCAGGCGCTGATCGCAGACTCCACACGCAGCCGCTTCGACCTGATCCTCGCCGAGGCAATGGACCGGCTGTCGCGCAACCAGGAGGATATTGCCGGCCTGTTCAAACGCATGTCCTATTCCGACGTAAAGATCTTCACCCTGTCCGAAGGCGAGGTCTCGCATCTGCGTGTCGCCCTGAATGGGACGATGAACGCGCTGTTCCTCAAGGATCTGGCCGACAAGACGCGCCGCGGCCAATGCGGCTGCGTCGAAGCGGGCAAGTCCGGCAGGGGCAATTCCTACGGCTACGATGTGGTCAAGAAGTTCGATGGCGATGGCGAGCCGATCCGCGGCCGGACCATCAACGAAGCCCACGCCGAAGTCGTCCGCCGCATCTTCCGCGACTATGCCGCCGGCAAGTCGGCCAAGATCATCGCCTTCGCTCTCAACAAGGAAGGCATCCCCGCCCCGACCGGCCGTGATTGGGGCTTCAGCACCATCAACGACAAGCCCCGCGACGCAAGCACGGCGGCGCGGATTTCGGTGACCGGATCATGCGGCCGACGCAGCTTAATAACGGGCATAAAGGGCGGCACCGGTCATTTTCAAGCTTCTCCTCTCATTCGGCAATGCACCGGTCTGCCAGCAGTTGCGCCGGGCCGTTGCGGCTGGCGCGGGGCTGCCAGCGCACGCCCCGCCTTTCCTGCTTCAGAAGCCTTCGCCGGTACGAAACCGACCGGTCAAGGCTGGTGCGCAGCACCACCGCGAAGCGGCGTGGTCTTGAGGGGGCGGATTCGTACCGGCCCAATCCAGCAAGCCAAAAAAGGCTTTAACTGCACACATTCCGGCTTATTAATTATGCACCCCACCATCGGAACATACCTACGCAGACTCATTCCGGTAGCTCATCGTATCAAATGGTGTCCTCCGGCAGCGGCGGCACATCCGGCGCTTTGTCCAGCAAGCTTGTCAGAGCACCACGCTTCATCGTGCCTGCACGCGCCTTGA
- a CDS encoding toxin-antitoxin system HicB family antitoxin, which produces MTQAQRYKYPLQLPQSLKETAARLAMEDGVSLNQWIVSAVAQKIGAVETASEFLKARAGTMKRGALTSLLDKAPDVPPLPEDTI; this is translated from the coding sequence ATGACGCAGGCCCAACGCTACAAATATCCGCTGCAACTGCCGCAGTCGCTCAAGGAGACGGCGGCACGTCTCGCCATGGAGGACGGCGTGTCGCTCAATCAGTGGATCGTTTCGGCGGTCGCACAGAAGATCGGGGCCGTGGAGACGGCGAGCGAATTCCTCAAGGCGCGTGCAGGCACGATGAAGCGTGGTGCTCTGACAAGCTTGCTGGACAAAGCGCCGGATGTGCCGCCGCTGCCGGAGGACACCATTTGA
- a CDS encoding putative toxin-antitoxin system toxin component, PIN family gives MRLVLDINVIVAAFRSRNGASNLLLRFADQGLVTPLCSTALFLEYEAVLSRLGTRQATGHSLEDVASVMSALAAISEGVDISFRTRPMLADVADEMVLEVALNGQAEAIVTHNVKDFRPALGLGVTVITPGEIVRRLNT, from the coding sequence ATGCGACTTGTTCTGGATATCAATGTGATCGTGGCGGCGTTTCGCAGCCGCAATGGAGCGAGCAACTTGCTTCTGCGTTTCGCTGATCAAGGACTGGTGACACCACTTTGTTCGACAGCGCTGTTTCTGGAGTATGAGGCTGTGCTGAGTCGACTGGGAACCCGGCAGGCGACTGGCCACAGCCTTGAGGATGTCGCTTCGGTGATGAGCGCGCTTGCCGCCATTTCTGAGGGCGTCGATATTTCGTTTCGAACGCGCCCGATGCTGGCCGATGTCGCAGATGAAATGGTGCTTGAGGTTGCTTTGAACGGACAGGCCGAGGCCATCGTGACGCATAATGTCAAGGATTTCCGCCCGGCGCTCGGGCTGGGCGTCACCGTGATAACACCGGGAGAGATCGTCAGGAGACTGAACACATGA
- a CDS encoding tyrosine-type recombinase/integrase: MLHDGPRYTSSSAALLSDYRWCHVHRRGAAKCWARVGINSISMPPFGSSLRPPRNSAACIARRSALLRPIRLRVPEDCEWVFPRHAEGKPLQDIKRFWKDVRAKAELPAVRIHDLRHTFASLLVSGGMTLPMIGKLLGHTQVQTTQRYAHLLDDPLRAGLEQVGDTLRAKPRLVQAEAAA, from the coding sequence GTGTTGCATGATGGTCCCCGTTATACATCGTCATCCGCCGCGCTTCTGTCCGATTATCGTTGGTGCCATGTTCACCGGCGCGGCGCGGCGAAGTGCTGGGCGCGCGTTGGGATCAATTCGATCTCGATGCCGCCGTTTGGATCAAGCCTGCGGCCACCACGAAACAGCGCCGCCTGCATCGCGCGCCGATCAGCGCTGCTGCGCCCGATCCGGCTTCGAGTGCCGGAAGATTGCGAATGGGTGTTTCCGCGCCACGCTGAGGGCAAACCGCTTCAGGACATCAAGCGGTTCTGGAAAGATGTCCGGGCGAAGGCCGAACTGCCCGCAGTCCGCATCCACGATCTTCGCCACACGTTCGCGTCGTTGCTCGTCTCGGGCGGCATGACGCTGCCGATGATCGGCAAGCTCCTCGGTCACACACAGGTGCAAACCACCCAGCGTTATGCCCACTTGCTCGATGATCCGCTGCGCGCCGGGCTTGAACAGGTCGGGGATACGCTGCGGGCGAAGCCGAGGCTGGTTCAGGCCGAAGCGGCGGCATAA
- a CDS encoding type II toxin-antitoxin system ParD family antitoxin, producing MTVRQTRNVSLTPELERFVMSMLAHGRYRSASEVIRAALRLLEKSESGPEAVQRLNTGSAGHRAR from the coding sequence ATGACCGTGCGGCAGACTAGAAATGTTTCCCTGACTCCGGAATTGGAGCGCTTTGTCATGTCAATGTTGGCACATGGCCGTTACCGCAGCGCCAGCGAGGTAATCCGTGCAGCTTTGCGACTGCTCGAAAAGTCCGAGTCGGGGCCAGAGGCTGTCCAACGTTTGAATACTGGAAGCGCGGGCCATCGTGCAAGATGA
- a CDS encoding HWE histidine kinase domain-containing protein: MQDEPDRSGSQKAAEAEVEGFKQELGPFVVAAETTRMAMVFTDAKKDDQPIIFANDSFLSLTGFTRNNVLGETFRSLLAPNSDTRALEQLGSAFEGASDGDAELGLKRHDGSIIPTSVFVSPVRDERGEINQNFVSFVDLTKHRQEQEHLRFLLDELNHRTQNTLATVLAIIGQTLRGMADDDVIAKLEKRVLALSEVNSLLGDENWDRVGLRDVLDRILEPFRFNKGHNSRFALRGENVRLRPKAALTFAMVFHELATNAVQYGALSERDAGLVEVEWSVEPLQGGQLRLCWRESGGPPVAAPQYKGFGSRLIERGLAQELNGSVHLSFDHSGLICEIKMPAQGDTPVPS; the protein is encoded by the coding sequence GTGCAAGATGAGCCCGACAGATCTGGCAGCCAGAAAGCCGCCGAGGCCGAGGTTGAGGGATTCAAGCAGGAGCTTGGACCGTTTGTCGTTGCCGCTGAAACAACTCGAATGGCAATGGTATTTACCGACGCAAAGAAAGATGACCAGCCAATCATATTCGCGAACGACAGCTTTCTCTCCCTGACCGGCTTCACTCGAAATAATGTTTTGGGAGAGACCTTCAGGTCTCTCCTTGCTCCGAACTCCGATACACGCGCTCTGGAGCAGTTGGGTTCTGCATTTGAGGGCGCATCGGACGGCGATGCGGAACTAGGGCTCAAACGCCACGATGGAAGCATTATTCCGACATCCGTCTTTGTAAGCCCGGTTCGGGACGAGCGCGGGGAGATCAACCAAAATTTCGTATCGTTCGTTGACCTGACGAAGCACCGGCAAGAACAGGAGCATCTTCGCTTTCTTCTCGACGAACTAAACCATCGGACGCAAAACACGCTCGCAACCGTACTGGCGATCATAGGTCAAACCTTGCGGGGGATGGCCGATGATGACGTCATCGCCAAACTCGAGAAGCGGGTGTTGGCCCTCTCCGAAGTCAATAGCCTGCTCGGTGACGAGAACTGGGATCGAGTGGGTCTTCGCGATGTCCTCGACCGAATTTTAGAGCCCTTCCGCTTCAACAAAGGGCACAACTCCCGGTTCGCCTTAAGGGGCGAAAATGTTCGACTGCGGCCCAAAGCTGCCCTAACTTTCGCAATGGTTTTCCATGAATTGGCGACCAACGCGGTCCAATATGGCGCACTATCGGAACGGGATGCAGGGCTCGTCGAGGTTGAGTGGAGCGTCGAACCGTTGCAAGGAGGTCAGCTCCGTCTGTGCTGGCGGGAGTCGGGCGGTCCACCGGTAGCGGCGCCTCAGTACAAGGGATTTGGATCGCGCTTGATCGAGCGCGGGTTGGCGCAGGAACTGAACGGAAGCGTTCATCTCTCCTTCGATCATTCGGGCTTGATTTGTGAAATCAAAATGCCTGCGCAAGGCGATACTCCGGTGCCGTCGTGA
- a CDS encoding HWE histidine kinase domain-containing protein, whose product MSALESARRILVVEDEVMVAWALEDMLTGLGYSVVGPAARVDQALSLIENGFVDAAVLDINLDGEKSYPIADALAARGVPFVFSTGYNKQRVHKDYLAYTTLQKPFEGSTLGKALTELLVPGTTTPSTQHHDTAVWDAHRLRIATDAAGVALWSWNVDTDQISMDERAHELWGVPSGIVTFRDLSARIHPEDLDRVRAAFSATRDILGGYEVDFRILHGSDVRWISARGRGDDQGIVGRVMFGVFLNVTERKMAEEAREMIAGEMGHRVKNLFAIASALTGISARTSKTTSEMAGDLTLRLTALSRAHDLVRPVLSEPKKAALLGDLLAVLLDPYTGDGPLNARVKVSVPELLVGEASATTLALVVHELATNSIKYGALSKSSGTLDVSCQADDRDVVIVWKEEGGPAVVAPTGPAGFGSQLIAKSMAGQLGGTIAFDWPQSGVVVTLHVSKARLNG is encoded by the coding sequence GTGAGCGCCCTGGAATCCGCTCGGCGCATCCTCGTTGTCGAGGACGAGGTCATGGTTGCATGGGCGCTCGAAGATATGCTGACCGGTTTGGGCTACAGTGTAGTTGGACCCGCCGCACGGGTCGACCAGGCGCTGAGCTTGATCGAAAACGGTTTTGTCGATGCTGCCGTGCTCGACATCAACCTCGATGGCGAGAAAAGCTATCCCATAGCCGACGCGCTCGCGGCTCGCGGAGTGCCGTTCGTTTTCTCAACTGGCTATAACAAGCAACGGGTTCACAAGGACTATCTAGCCTACACAACCTTGCAGAAGCCATTCGAGGGTTCGACTTTGGGCAAAGCGTTAACAGAACTGTTGGTTCCGGGGACGACGACACCATCTACGCAGCACCATGATACCGCAGTATGGGATGCCCATCGCCTTCGTATAGCGACCGACGCCGCAGGCGTGGCCCTCTGGTCGTGGAATGTTGATACTGACCAGATTTCAATGGACGAGCGCGCGCACGAGTTATGGGGTGTGCCCAGCGGCATCGTCACTTTCAGAGACCTTTCGGCCCGTATCCACCCGGAGGACCTCGACCGAGTGAGGGCCGCGTTCTCCGCTACTCGGGACATTCTGGGTGGTTACGAAGTCGATTTCAGAATTTTGCACGGCTCGGATGTTCGGTGGATTTCCGCCCGGGGGAGAGGGGATGATCAAGGCATCGTAGGTCGCGTGATGTTTGGCGTCTTCCTGAACGTGACAGAACGCAAAATGGCTGAGGAAGCACGCGAGATGATCGCGGGTGAGATGGGGCATCGAGTCAAGAACTTGTTTGCAATAGCGTCGGCGCTTACCGGAATCTCAGCACGCACGTCGAAAACGACGAGCGAGATGGCGGGGGATCTGACGCTGCGATTGACTGCCTTGAGCCGCGCGCACGACCTTGTCCGTCCTGTCCTCAGCGAACCCAAGAAGGCAGCTCTGCTGGGCGATCTCCTCGCAGTGCTTCTTGATCCCTACACAGGTGATGGACCGCTCAACGCGCGTGTCAAAGTTTCCGTGCCGGAACTGCTGGTCGGAGAAGCCTCGGCGACAACGCTGGCGCTGGTTGTTCATGAGTTGGCGACGAACTCGATTAAATATGGTGCGCTGTCAAAGTCATCCGGCACACTTGACGTTTCGTGCCAAGCCGATGACAGGGACGTGGTGATTGTATGGAAGGAGGAAGGTGGCCCCGCTGTCGTAGCTCCCACGGGGCCCGCAGGGTTCGGAAGCCAGCTGATCGCGAAAAGCATGGCAGGTCAGTTAGGGGGCACCATCGCATTTGACTGGCCCCAAAGCGGCGTCGTTGTTACGCTGCACGTAAGTAAAGCCCGACTAAACGGCTAG
- a CDS encoding IS66 family transposase: MTDAADQLPDDLASAHAMILAERAARREAEAVAARAQAVNSHSDALIARLRLEIEKLKRDIHGSRSERKARLLEQMELQLEELEADASQDELAAEMAARSSTVRAFERKRPSRKPFPEHLPRERVVIAAPTNCPCCGSARLAKLGEDITETLEVIPRQWKVIQTVREKFSCRECEKITQPPAPFHVTSRGFAGPNLLAMILFEKFGQHQPLNRQSERYAREGIDLSLSTLADQVGACAAVLKPVHGLIEAHVLAAERLHGDDTTVPILATGKTETGRIWTYVRDDRPFGGTSPPAALYYASRDRRQEHPERHLKTFTGILQADAYGGYNPLFKVDRNPGPLTQALCWAHARRKFFVLADIATNAKRGKNAATISPAALEAVSRIDMLFDIEREINGLSAGERLARRQQDSRPLVDELEEWLRSERTKLSRSSPVTEPIDYMLKRWEGFTSFLNDGRICLSNNAAERALRGFALGRKAWLFAGSDRGADRAAFMATLIMTAKLNDIDPQAWLADVLARIADTPITKLEQLLPWNWSAVGAIAEKAA, translated from the coding sequence ATGACCGACGCGGCCGATCAGCTTCCCGACGACCTTGCCAGCGCTCACGCGATGATCCTCGCGGAACGTGCCGCCCGTCGTGAAGCCGAGGCCGTTGCTGCTCGTGCGCAAGCTGTGAACTCGCATTCCGATGCGCTGATCGCCCGGCTGAGACTGGAGATCGAGAAGCTCAAGCGCGACATCCATGGCAGCCGCTCGGAGCGGAAGGCCCGGCTTCTCGAACAGATGGAATTGCAGCTCGAAGAGCTGGAAGCCGACGCCAGCCAAGACGAACTGGCGGCAGAGATGGCGGCACGATCATCGACAGTCAGGGCCTTCGAGCGCAAGCGTCCATCGCGCAAACCGTTTCCCGAGCATCTGCCGCGCGAGCGCGTCGTCATTGCCGCGCCGACAAATTGCCCGTGCTGTGGCTCGGCCAGGCTGGCGAAACTGGGCGAGGACATCACTGAGACGCTGGAGGTAATCCCGCGCCAGTGGAAGGTGATCCAGACGGTGCGCGAGAAATTCTCCTGCCGCGAATGCGAGAAGATTACTCAGCCGCCTGCGCCCTTCCATGTGACGTCGCGTGGCTTTGCCGGGCCAAACCTGCTGGCGATGATCCTGTTTGAGAAGTTCGGTCAGCATCAGCCGCTGAACCGGCAAAGTGAGCGCTATGCCCGCGAGGGCATCGATCTCAGCCTGTCGACGCTTGCCGACCAGGTTGGCGCTTGCGCCGCGGTCTTGAAGCCAGTGCATGGATTGATCGAGGCACATGTGCTGGCTGCCGAGCGGCTGCACGGCGATGACACCACGGTGCCGATCCTGGCGACGGGAAAGACCGAAACTGGCCGCATATGGACCTATGTCAGGGATGACCGGCCGTTCGGCGGAACATCGCCACCGGCAGCCCTCTACTATGCCTCGCGAGATCGTCGCCAGGAGCATCCCGAGAGGCATCTCAAGACCTTCACCGGCATTCTGCAGGCAGACGCATACGGCGGCTACAATCCCCTGTTCAAAGTGGATCGCAATCCAGGTCCGCTGACGCAGGCGCTGTGTTGGGCGCATGCCCGTCGCAAGTTTTTTGTGCTTGCCGACATTGCCACTAATGCGAAACGGGGAAAGAACGCAGCAACGATCTCGCCGGCTGCGCTCGAAGCGGTCAGCCGCATCGACATGCTGTTCGACATCGAGCGCGAGATCAATGGCTTATCTGCCGGTGAACGACTGGCACGACGGCAACAAGACAGTCGTCCTCTCGTCGACGAGCTTGAGGAATGGCTTCGTTCTGAACGAACAAAGCTGTCGCGCAGCTCACCGGTCACCGAGCCCATCGATTACATGCTGAAGCGTTGGGAGGGCTTCACGTCCTTCCTCAACGACGGCCGCATCTGCCTCAGCAACAATGCTGCTGAGCGGGCCCTGCGTGGCTTTGCTCTCGGCAGAAAAGCGTGGCTCTTTGCAGGCTCTGACCGGGGTGCGGATCGCGCCGCCTTCATGGCGACGCTGATCATGACAGCCAAGCTCAACGACATTGATCCGCAAGCTTGGCTCGCCGACGTGCTCGCCCGCATCGCCGACACCCCCATCACTAAGTTGGAGCAACTGCTCCCTTGGAATTGGTCGGCCGTGGGGGCGATTGCCGAAAAGGCGGCGTGA